Proteins from a single region of Hydra vulgaris chromosome 12, alternate assembly HydraT2T_AEP:
- the LOC136088373 gene encoding general transcription factor II-I repeat domain-containing protein 2A-like codes for MASAKRRRCDTESGHGGRVFNLSRTTDYFVHEQSNSIICLICLEKIAACKSYNVNRHYTTKHAIELLKKIFLAQQSVMKTKVISSYSATKISFLMAEAIAKSGKPFCTGDLLKNCLKIFCKEICPEKTPTVEDLSLSNQTIARRVEDLSKNIELSLKEKLNKCEAYSLALDESTDRGDTAQLAIFIRGITSNFEVIEELLDINHMKDTTRGEDTLSEVKKTLVKFELPEKELCDVTTDGASALTGKNIGFIVLLKKSINHEIISYYFIIHQEQLCTKVLEMKNVMELVIHTVNFIRSRGLNHRQFKQLLEGCGSEAEDVIYFSQVRWLSRAATLKRFWILLPEIVLFLKIKGKDTSLLENIDCLNDLAFLIDMTQMLMELNLKLQGKDQLISKLFENVETFVLKLKLLKQQLSSKVLVRFKALSERNINTIDSERYCTLILKLIDEFDTRFCDFKKEKNELDLFAHPFSIKAETVRNEFQMELIELQNNKDLKEAYKEIELLEFYKKYMSIEVFPHLCRHAIKYFSLFGSTYNCEQLFSKTKHVKTEQRNRLTDEHLTNTLRIASSNIKADIDHLCKKKTVSSFTLIELLYNFTLNLNYECNCLFKFK; via the exons atggCTTCAGCTAAAAGACGTAGATGTGATACTGAAAGCGGTCATGGGGGTCGTGTATTTAATCTTTCTCGGACAACTGACTATTTTGTACATGAACAAAGTAATTCTATTATATGTCTAATTTGTTTGGAGAAAATTGCCGCGTGTAAAAGTTATAATGTGAACAGGCACTACACTACAAAACATGCT ATTGAAttgttgaagaaaatttttcttGCACAACAATCAGTGATGAAAACTAAAGTGATTAGCTCTTACAGTGCtaccaaaataagttttttaatggcAGAAGCTATTGCAAAAAGTGGTAAACCTTTTTGTACTggagatttattaaaaaactgtttaaaaatattttgtaaagagATATGTCCTGAAAAAACACCTACTGTTGAAGATCTTAGCCTTTCAAACCAGACTATTGCTAGAAGAGTTGAAGAtctatcaaaaaatattgaattatcattaaaagaaaaattaaataaatgtgaaGCCTATAGTCTGGCACTGGATGAATCAACAGACAGAGGTGATACTGCTCAGCTAGCCATTTTTATTAGAGGTATAACTAGTAACTTTGAAGTAATTGAAGAACTGTTAGATATTAATCATATGAAGGACACAACAAGAGGAGAAGATACTCTCTCTGAAGTGAAAAAAACATTGGTGAAATTTGAATTACCAGAAAAGGAACTCTGTGATGTCACTACAGATGGAGCAAGTGCACTAACaggaaaaaatattggatttatTGTATTACTTAAGAAATCCATTAATCATGAAATTATTTCATATTACTTCATTATACACCAAGAGCAGTTATGTACAAAAGTATTGGAGATGAAGAATGTTATGGAACTTGTTATTCATACTGTTAACTTTATAAGAAGTCGTGGCCTTAATCACAGACAGTTCAAACAATTACTTGAAGGTTGTGGTAGTGAGGCTGAAGATGTAATTTATTTCAGCCAGGTTAGATGGCTTAGTCGAGCTGCTACTCTGAAAAGATTTTGGATACTATTACCTGAAATAGTGctgtttctaaaaattaaaggGAAAGACACAAGCTtgcttgaaaatattgactGTCTGAATGATTTGGCATTTTTGATTGACATGACTCAGATGTTAATGGAATTAAATCTTAAGTTGCAGGGTAAAGATCAACTTATTagtaaattgtttgaaaatgtagaaacatttgttttaaaattaaaacttctgAAACAACAATTAAGTTCAAAAGTACTTGTCCGTTTCAAGGCATTATCAGAAAGAAATATTAATACAATTGACTCTGAAAGATATTGtactcttattttaaaattaattgatgaATTTGACACAAGATTCTGtgattttaaaaaggaaaaaaatgagTTAGACTTATTTGCGCATCCATTTTCCATCAAAGCTGAGACAGTTAGAAATGAATTTCAAATGGAATTAATAGAATTGCAAAACAATAAAGATCTTAAAGAAGCCTACAAAGAAATAGAATtgttagaattttataaaaaatacatgagCATTGAAGTTTTTCCTCATTTGTGCAGACatgctattaaatatttttcactttttggaAGCACATACAACTGCGAACAGTTATTCTCAAAAACGAAGCATGTAAAAACAGAACAGAGAAATAGATTGACAGATGAACACCTTACTAATACCCTTCGAATTGCATCATCAAATATAAAAGCAGACATAGAtcatttatgcaaaaaaaaaacagtgtcaAGTTTCACATTGATCGAACTTTTGTATAACTTCACTTTGAACCTTAACTATGAGTGtaactgtttatttaaatttaaataa